Proteins co-encoded in one Desulfomicrobium macestii genomic window:
- a CDS encoding CcdB family protein gives MAQFTVYANPNRSTRATYPYLLDIQSDLLDDLRTTVVIPLSPLRLAGKAAISRLCPVLDIDGESYVALTQQLAGVDRKILGKAICDLGRYRSDIIAALDFIVSGI, from the coding sequence ATGGCGCAATTCACGGTCTATGCAAATCCGAACCGTTCCACTCGCGCGACCTACCCGTACCTGCTGGACATCCAGTCCGATCTTCTGGACGACCTGCGCACAACTGTCGTCATCCCCCTGTCTCCGCTCCGCCTTGCCGGCAAGGCCGCCATCTCCAGGCTCTGCCCAGTGCTGGACATCGACGGCGAATCGTACGTCGCACTCACGCAGCAACTGGCCGGTGTGGACAGAAAAATCCTCGGCAAGGCAATCTGCGATCTTGGCCGCTACCGATCAGACATCATCGCCGCCCTGGATTTCATCGTTTCAGGCATCTGA
- a CDS encoding type II toxin-antitoxin system CcdA family antitoxin: protein MNLAYNTQAPKKPTNVSINSDLLAKAKALKINVSATLETALADIVATRQRTLWKEENRSAIEAYNQLVEDAGAAGDGMRSF, encoded by the coding sequence ATGAATCTCGCATATAACACTCAGGCACCCAAGAAACCGACCAACGTCAGCATCAACAGCGATCTGCTCGCCAAGGCCAAAGCCTTGAAAATCAATGTGTCCGCGACGCTTGAAACCGCCCTGGCCGACATCGTCGCGACCCGTCAGCGTACATTGTGGAAAGAGGAAAACCGCTCGGCCATCGAAGCATACAATCAGTTGGTTGAAGATGCCGGTGCCGCCGGTGACGGCATGCGGAGTTTTTAG